The following is a genomic window from Chania multitudinisentens RB-25.
CGCACGGTTGCCGCTATCCCAACCTCGTTTTGTGGTCAGTAGGATAAAACCTTTTTGCCCCGAGAACAGGGTTGGCACCAACGCGACACCGTATTCTGCTAACTGCTGCGGCGATAACTGAAAATAATCGGCTACGGATTTGATCGGGTAAATACCCATCGCAGCTGGCTGCACAACCCGACGAGCATAGTAGGTGTGGCGCAATAATTTATCGGGCAATGGTAACCACTTATCCTGTATATATGGACGTTCCGCCTGCAGTTGGCGGTACACATCTTCACGCAGGCAGGTCAGGTGAATATGCAACTGATTCTGGCTGCGACCGTAAGCCGAATTAATCGCCATTCCCAACATCTCGTCAGGAACTGGCTTTCCATATTCGAACCTTAACAGATTACGCATCAACCAGGCGTAGCCAAAGTAATCCGTGCGTCCATCCAGCAAAAGTTGCGGGCTTTCAATACCTGATAACGGTGCAGTAGGGACTAGAATAAAATGGTAAGGATAACGTGGGTTTTGGATAACACTGAACCCCTGCTCTTTGCCTTGACCTGGTGGCATATAAATCTGCTGGCAAGGAGCCGGGTCATGCTTTTGCTGATAATTGACCATGCAGAGTTTATCCACCACGTTCCACAAGGCGTTTGAACGTGCACATCCTGCCAGCAATAATACCGCCAACAGCAATAACCCGTGCCGGATGCATAAATGAGTGAGCTTCATCAGGTATTTCTCTGTCTTATAACCTACATGTGAGGGCCACCAGAAACCGAGCTCTCGCTGCATGGCGTACCGGGAAACGTCGAAACTTACATTGTACATCATATTCAATCAGTTAGATGTTTTACCCTCATTGATATCGGTTAACTATTTCAGCACCATTACAGAACTCATGCGAAAGGAAATTATTATGTTTAAACGGCAATTCATTTTTTTCAGTATTCTTTCCCCTCTATTATTTATCCCCCTGTCATTGCAAGCAGAAAAAGTTATTGCCAAAAATGAGCACACCGGTACAGTTGACACCGTCAAGCCACTTCTGGTTACAACACCTGATGATGCTCCCAAGAATGAGCAAGAAAATATTATTAATACTTATAGTACAATTCAGCGCATCAAGATACCTGCAAATACCCCAGTATTGCCTATTACATTACTGACTGATGCAGAAAGCGTTAACTTTATTATATCAACCCACATCGAAAAATCAGATTTACCAATATTGCCTGAAGAGTTAGCCAAGATAAATGAAAGTGCCGAAATCAAAAAAAGTGTTGGCTCAGTTAACCGTGTTGGCAATACACTAAATTTATCTGCTGGCGGAGCAAAATATAAATTCCAGGATTGGATGACTTATGAACGAGATGACGCTGATAGAGAAAGCATTAATTATAAATACGCTGGTAATGTGCCAAACTCACCTTTTCATCGAATTGAGGAGTATTCGCTCCATGATGCGCCTACATCCATTCTTATCCATCAAGATTATCCGATGGCAATTATGTTTACTCCAATTAACTATGGCTATGATTTTTTTTCCATCGCTGCACCCGGTGAACGAATCATACATATTTATGATAGGATGAATACCTCCGGTTCCGAAGCTCTAGCCATCGCCAACATTACCGCTGGTGAATATAAAATAGAATTATTGTGCCGTGCCGATGGGAAATATACCACTCAGTTCAAAAACTTGTGGGACAATTATTCTTCTGATAAACCAACGAGTGGCTTCCACCTTGCGTTATTGTCATCAAGTCATTCAGACCAACCTCCTTTTAACTATCAGGCATTTGCCCTTGAGTTTAAATATCAAGATAGCCAGTGGAGTATAACCTCCAATAATCCTCAAGAATTACAAGCTCAAACCGGTATTCGCTGTTGGGTTCCACCACAGAATATTGAATCAGAAAATGATACGGATAAATAAAGTGGTGCAGAAATTTCAGGCTTGACGACGGAGGAAATGAATAAAGCTTCTTTGATGATGGTATCCAGCTCTCAGCATCTGATTTAGACAGCACAACTCAATGGAATGGGTATGGTTAAGTTAGATTAAAGTCCTGGCCTCACGGCCAGGACTTTGTCAGCAATCTGAAACCGCC
Proteins encoded in this region:
- a CDS encoding CDP-diacylglycerol diphosphatase — encoded protein: MKLTHLCIRHGLLLLAVLLLAGCARSNALWNVVDKLCMVNYQQKHDPAPCQQIYMPPGQGKEQGFSVIQNPRYPYHFILVPTAPLSGIESPQLLLDGRTDYFGYAWLMRNLLRFEYGKPVPDEMLGMAINSAYGRSQNQLHIHLTCLREDVYRQLQAERPYIQDKWLPLPDKLLRHTYYARRVVQPAAMGIYPIKSVADYFQLSPQQLAEYGVALVPTLFSGQKGFILLTTKRGWDSGNRASVESLLDKECAILPR